TTATACTATTATATCCACTTTCATTTTAACATAACAAGGACAAAAATTCTATGATATTTTCAAAAATCGATTTTATAAATTTATTGCCTTTTCATATATTTATAAAAAAAAATATTAAATCTTCTCAATTAAAATCAATAATTGAATATAAAAAATCATATCCTTCATACATTACTAACAAATTTAAAAAAAGAAAAGTTGATAATGCTTTTATCTCTTCTATTGCATCAAAAAATGAAAAATTTTTAGATTTTGGAATAGTTGCAAAAGATGAAGTTTTATCAGTTTTATTAATTCCAGGAATTGAAGCAAAGGATTTTCAATCAAAAACTTCAAATGCCTTAGCTAATGTTTTAAATTTAAAAGGTGAAGTAATTATTGGGGATAAAGCTTTAAAATTTTATCACGATAATCCAAATACTTTAAAACTAGATTTGGCTAAAGAGTGGCAAAAAAAATATAATCTTCCTTTTGTATTTGCTGTTTTATGTTATAACAAACATGAAAGAAGATTAAAAAAACTGACAAAAAATTTCAATAAAAAATATATAAAAATACCTCAATACATCCTAAAACAATATTCAAAAAGAAGTGGTGTATCAAAAGAAAACATTTTAAAATATTTAGAAAAAATCGATTATGATTTAGGTTATAAAGAAAAACGAGCTTTAAAACTTTTTCTAAAATTAACTAAAGAAAAAAGGATATAAATGACATTATTTGATTCTCTAATTTTAGGGATAATTGAAGGTATAACAGAGTTTTTACCAATATCTTCAACTGGACACTTAATTGTTGCAAGTGAATTTTTAGGAATTGAACAAACAAGTATAAACAAAGCTTTTGAAGTTATCATTCAATTTGCGGCTATTTTAGCTGTAATTTTGAATTATCCTTCAAAATTTACTTTTTCACATATAAATTTATGGACAAAAGTTTTAATTGCATTTTTACCTATTGCAATAATTGGTTTTATTTTTTCAAAACAAGTAAAAGAGTTATTTTCAATAGAAATTGTTGCTTGGATGTTTATTATTGGTGGAGTAATATTTTTAATTGTTGAAAAATTTTACGATGAAAAAACTACTCATACTTTAGATGTTGAAGATGTTACATATAAACAAGCAGCTTGGATTGGATTTGCACAAATATTTGCATTGATTCCAGGAACTTCTAGAGCTGGTTCAAGTATTATTGGAGCAATGCTTGTTGGATTAAATAGAAAAACAAGTGCTGAATTTTCTTTTTTACTTGCCTTTCCTGTTATGTGTGCAACAACAGCTTATGATTTGTTAAAGCACCATAATGAGATTTTAGTAGGTGCAAATCTTTTAAATTTAGCAACAGGATTTGTTGTATCTTTTATTGTTGCATTTCTTGCAATAAAACTATTTCTGAAATTCCTTGAAAACTTTACTTTTGTTGCCTTTGGAATTTACAGAATAATTTTTGGAATCTTACTTCTTATTATTTTCTAAAATAATATTTACTATCAAAGCAATAGCATTTGGACTTATAGAACTTATAAGTTCAATGCTAATTTTATGAATATCAGATTTTAAAGCTTCAAAAAAATACTCTTCACTTAACTCTTCTTCTCTTTGTAAAAAACACAAACCTTTATCTTTTAAAACTTTTGCATTGTAATACTGATGATCACCAGCTGCATGTTTAAAAGGAATAAAAAAAGTTGGTAAAGAATTTGCACATAATTCCCAAAGCGTTGAAGCTCCTGCCCTACTCACTGCAAAATCAGCTTTTGACATTTTTGAAGGTATCTCTTTTGAAAAATCAAATACATCAGCATTTATATTTAACTTTTCATACTCATTTTTTACTCTTTCAAAATCACTTTTTCCAGTTTGATGAATTATATTAATTCCCATTTCATTGAGTTTTGGAGCAACTTTTAAAGCAAAATCATTTATACAAATAGCTCCTTGTGAACCACCAAAAAATGCAACAGTTTTAACTTTATCTCTTACTCTTGCACTATTAAAAAATTCATTAGAAACAGGATAATCTTTTACTAAAGAATTTTCATCAAATGAAGAAAAAATTTCAGTAGCAAATTTTGAAGTTATTTCATTTAATTTACCCATTTTTGAGTTTTGCTCATGAATATATAATTTACAATTCATTTTTAATATAGAAGCAAAAGTTGCAGCAGCAGCTGAAAATCCACCTACACTAACAACAGTTTTAATATTATATTTTGAATATAAGCTCAAACAGTAAATTGTTTTAGAAAAAATATTAAATAATGAAAGAAACTTTCCAAAACCTTTTTTATTTACGACACCTTTAGTATCTAAAAATATTGCTTTTTTTAATCTTCTATCATGTTCAAACCAAGCTTTATCTTGACCATTTGAAGAACCGATAAAAATTACATTTATTCCTCTATTAAAAAATTCTTCAATAAAAGCATCTGCAACTTTTAAATGTCCACCTGTTCCACCACCAGTTATAACAACTGTTTCCATCATTTAATCTTCACCTTTTTTTTAACTTCCTCTTCTTTTACAACTCTGCTAATAGATAAAACTAAACCTATGGAAATTGCCATTGCAAGCATTGAAGAACCTCCATAAGATAAAAATGGTACAGCAATACCTTTAATTGGAATCATTCCTGAAATTCCATATGAATTTATTAAAAAAGCAATAATAATCATTAGGGCGATTCCAAGAGTAAATAGATGATAAATTGGATTTTCTACTCTTCTACTTATTCTAAAAATTCTCCAAATAATTACAAATAAAATAGATGTTATTGCCATCAAACCAAATAAACCAACTTCTTCTGTAATTCCTGCTAGTACAAAGTCTGTATGAACTTCAGATAAAAATCCTACTTTTATATCCCCAAGGGCAACACCTTGACCAAAGAAACCACCATTATGAATAGCATTTAAAGAGTGAGAAACTTGATAAGGTTCAGGTAATTCATCAATTCTTAAATATGGTTCTGCCCAAGATGGTAAAACAGATAAAATCCCATCTTGAACCATCGCCCACCAAGAGTGAATTCTTTTAATCCTATGAGGTGCAGCAATAATTAATCCAACTAAACCAACTAAAGCAATTGCACCTAAAGCCAAAAATATTTTAAATGACCTATTTGCAAATATTAATAAAGCAACAAGAATTAATCCTAATAAAACAACTTGACCTAAATCTTTTTGTAAAAATGCAATAACAAAAACAACAACAAAAAAAGTTAAAAAATATGGAGCAAGAAGTAATACTTCTTCTTTCAATCCGATTTTTTTAGGTTGAAAAATAACCTTTCTATGAAAAGACCAAGATAAAAAATAGATAAATCCAATTTTGAAAAACTCAACAGGTGACAAAGAAAACCCTGGAAGTCTAATCCATCTATTTGCTCCTCCTGAAGCTGTTACTAATGAACCTGGCAAAAAAGGCATTGCTATCATTAGAAGAAAAAATATTATAAATAAATTCATACCAACTTTTTCAACTATTTTATCTGGATCCACTAAAGAGAGTGTCCACATAATCAATATAGAAACTATCCCAACTAATCCTTGTCTTATGAAAAAGTGAAATTCATCATAACCAAAAAATTCCACTGTATATATTGTTAGAGAATAGGAAAATATTATACTTATTATTATCAATAATGACACCAATATAAACAATGTATAATCGGCTTCACTACTATTCATATTATTATTAATTGCTTTAATCTTACTTTTGTTAAAATTCATTTCTCATTATATAATAATATGGATAAATATGTCTTCAAATAAAATTGAAAAAGTCGATAAAACAAAAAAAATAGTTATACTATTTTTACTAATATTCTTATTTCTTTGCATTCTAATGATTTCAGTGTTTAGAACTATCTCAGAAAAGAGACATCTTCCCTCTTTACAAGGTGAAAAAAATGAACTTGCAGTTAGAGGAGATATAATAAGTGAAGATAATTTTAAAATTGCTTCATCTAAAAAACTATATAAAGCTGCAATTGATACAAGACATCTTGACCCAAATAAAAAAGAGTTATTTCTTAACCTATTTTCTATTTATAGTAATACAGAGTATGAAGTTTTAAAAGAGAGATTAATAGAGGGAGAAAAAAATCCTGGTAATTTAGTTTTATCATATGGAATTGACTCAAGATCAGCCAAAAACTTAAAAGAATTAGCTTTCAAATTAGTTCAATTAGATGTTTTTACAAGTAGAATGGTAAATGGAACAAAAATTCTAAGAGGATTAACAATAAGTGAAAGTGGAGAAAAAAGAACATTTTCATATAACGATACATTAACTCCTGTTGTAGGATATATTTCAAAATATGAATCTGAATTAGGAAAAACAAAAGTAAATGGAATAAAAGGTTTAGAAAGACATTATAACAAGGTTTTAAATCAATCAAAAGATGGTGTTTTACAAGGAGATAGAGATGTATTATCATATATCTCTTTTGATAAAAATTCTATTATTAGAAAAAGAATTGATGGTGCAACATTAAATTTGAATATTCCACTAAAACTTCAAAAAAATAATGAAACAACTCTTGATGTATATAAAGAAAAATTGGGTGCAGATGAAATTATTGTATCTATAATGGAGAGTAAAACTGGTAAAATCTTAACTATGGCTTCATCAAACAGATTTAATCCTGAAAAAATTAGAAAAGAGGATATTGGTTCATTAAATGTTAATGCAGTTGAATATCAATTTGAACCAGGTTCTGTTGTGAAACCTTTATCAATTGCAATTGCTATGGATAAAGGGCTTATAAAAAAGAATGAAAGTTTCCCTGCATATAATTCAGGTGGTGGGAAAGGTGTATATAAAATTGGAAGATTTAATATAAAAGATGACCATGCTTTTTCAAAAAGTTACTTATCACTTGAAGATATTGTTATTTATTCTTCAAATATTGGAACTTTACAAATTGCCCAAAGATTAACTGGTCCTGAATTTTTTGAAGGCATGAAAAGATTTGGTTTTACAAGAAAAACTGGAATTGATTTACCATATGAGAAAAAAGGTGTAATGCCAAAAGTTTGGCAATTCTCAGCAGGTGACAAAGAAAAAAGAGATAATGTATTTAAAGCAACAGTATCTTTTGGACAAGGTATGACAGCAACATTTATTCAATTATTAAAAGCTTATTCAATTTTTAATAATGATGGGCAAATGATTACTCCAAGAATAGTTAATTATTTAACACATGATGGAAATAAATATAAACCATATGAGGATAAACCAGAAAAAATTGTATCAAAAGAGACAGCAGATGCAATGAAAAAAATGTTAATTAAAACTGTAACAGATGGAACAGGAAAATCTGCAAAAATAGATGGTTTAGAAATTGGTGGGAAAACAGGAACAGCACAAATTGCAAGAGGTGGAAAATATCTTAAAAAATATATTTCATCATTTTTTGGATTTGTAAATGATGATAAAGGAAATTCCTATACAATTGGAGTAACTGTAATTAATCCAATCTCAACAGGTACTCATTGGTATTATTATTATGCTTCTTGGTCAGCTGTACCTGTGTTTAAAGAAATCGTTCAAAACTTAGTAAAGTTAAACTATTTAACACCTAAAGAAGGTATAATTCCAGAAAAAAAATAAGGATTAATATGTTTGGATTTAAAAAAGAATTAAAAGAATACAACTATTCAAAAGAAGAATTATCAAAATTTAATTATGCAAAAATCACTACTGAAAAAGGTGTAATTTGGGTAAAACTTTTTAATGAAGAAACACCAATTGCAGTATCAAATTTTGCTACATTAGCTAATGATGGTTTTTATAATGGACTAAATTTTCATAGAGTAATTCCAGGATTTATGGCTCAAGGTGGTTGCCCTGAAGGTTCAGGAATGGGTGGACCAGGTTGGTCTATAAAATGTGAAATTGATGCACCTAAACAAATACATAATAGAGGTTCATTATCAATGGCTCATGCAGGTAGAAATACAGGAGGAAGTCAATTCTTTATATGTTTTGTACCTTGCCCTCATCTAAATAATCATCATACAGTATTTGGTGGAATTGAAGAGAATGATACAGATAGCTTTGCAACACTTGATTCAATTAAACAAAATGATAAAATTATTTCTATTGAGATTTTTGAAAAAAGAGATTAATTATAATAAATTGATTTTGAAAAGGGAAAAAGGGAAGGAACGAGAAGTTTCTTCCCCTTTTTTTATGTTAAAAAAACTAATATAAAATAATATACCTAATAGTCCAATAAAAAAGCTCTAATCTAATTTCTGAGAAAAAAACAATAATAAGTATTCTAAAAGAATAAAATACTTTATAGAGTAAATATAAGAAAAAAGTCTAAAAAGGTAAAGTATTGGATATTAAATACTATTCAATAAAAAAGCAAAAGAAATAAATGTAAAAGAATTAATAAAGAAAACCGAAGAAAGTAAAAATAGTGATAAAAAGAAAAAGCAAATAATGAAATGGGGAAAAGGCTAGGTGTTTAGGGGGGGGGTGTAAAAAAAAAGCTTCTTCCAAGAAGAACTTGAGTAAGGAGTTCAAATTGGAAAAAGCTTTGTGTGTAAAAAACTCAAGAGCTGGCAGCGGCCTACGTTTCCACCAGGGGACCCGGCAGTATTATCGGCGATGAAGTGCTTGACTTCCAGGTTCGGAATGGGACTGGGTATTTCCACTTCTCTATAGCCACCAGCAAAGTTGAGTATTAAATCTAAAAAAAATAAACTTAATACTCAACTCGTAAGGAGTTAAGAAAAAATAATGTTAAAGTCTTTCACAATTTTTGTCTATCAAATATATAAGATATACATTTAATAAGATAGTAAACCAAAGAATTTGTAAATAAGCCAAACGTTCTATTAGTACTGGTCAGCTAAACGCCTTACAACGCTTACACATCCAGCCTATCAACCAGCTAGTCTTGCTGGGAACTTCAGGGAAAGTTAATCTTAGAGTTGGCTTCGAGCTTAGATGCTTTCAGCTCTTATCACATCCGTACGTAGCTACCCAACGATGCTCTTGGCAGAACAATTGGTACACCAGTGGTACGTTCATCCCGGTCCTCTCGTACTAGGGACAAATCTCTTCAACTTTCCTACGCCCACGGAAGATAGGGACCGAACTGTCTCACGACGTTCTGAACCCAGCTCGCGTACCGCTTTAAATGGCGAACAGCCATACCCTTGGGACCTACTTCAGCCCCAGGATGCGATGAGCCGACATCGAGGTGCCAAACCTCCCCGTCGATGTGAGCTCTTGGGGGAGATCAGCCTGTTATCCCCGGCGTACCTTTTATCCTTTGAGCGATGGCCCTTCCACACAGAACCACCGGATCACTATGACCGACTTTCGTCTCTGTTCGACTTGTATGTCTCACAGTCAAGCTAGTTTATGCCATTATACTCAACTGGCGATTTCCATCCGCCATGAACTAACCTTTGTAAGCCTCCGTTACTTTTTAGGAGGCGACCGCCCCAGTCAAACTACCCACCAGACATTGTCCTGATACAAGATAATTGTACGCAGTTAGTAACTCAAATATTCAAGGGTGGTATCTCAAGGATGGCTCCGACTCTACTTGCGTCTAGTCATCATAGCCTCCCACCTATCCTGCACATGAATATCCAAGCTACAGTGTCAAGCTGTAGTAAAGGTGCACGGGGTCTTTCCGTCTTTCCGCGGGTAGGAGGAATTTTCACCTCCACTACAATTTCACTGGATCCCTGGTTGAGACAGCTCCCATCTCGTTACGCCATTCATGCAGGTCGGTATTTAACCGACAAGGAATTTCGCTACCTTAGGACCGTTATAGTTACGGCCGCCGTTTACTCGGGCTTCAATCAAATGCTTCGCTTGCGCTGACATCATCAGTTAACCTTCGAGCACCGGGCAGGCGTCACACCTTATACATCCACTTACGTGTTAGCAAAGTGCTGTGTTTTTGGTAAACAGTCGGGAGGGACTCTTTGTTGCAACCTCTTTCGCTTTTTGAAGCAAGTTCATATACAAAAGTAGGCACACCTTATACCGAAGATACGGTGCTAGTTTGCAGAGTTCCTTAACCAGGGTTCTTCCACGCGCCTTAGAATACTCATCCCACCCACCTGTGTCGGTTTACGGTACGGGCAACATATAATATACTTAGTGGCTTTTCTTGGCACGACAGTATCATCGATTCTCCATCTCCTCCGAAGAGTGTCAAGAGCCTGTAAGATCTCGGCCTAACGTTACCCGGATTTGCCTAAGTAACAGCCTACGTCCTTCGAGCCACTATTCCATCAGTGACCTCGATTAACTCTATGCGTCCCCACATCGCGCTTATATGTTGGTATTGAAATATTAATCAATTTGCCATCGTCTACCCCTTTCGGACTCGACTTAGGACCCGACTAACCCTACGATGACGAGCATCGCGTAGGAAACCTTGGGTTTTCGGCGTTGAGGATTCTCACCTCAATTATCGCTACTCATGCCTGCATGCTCACTTCTATCCGCTCCAACGCTCCTTACCGGTACATCTTCTACGCTGAATAGAACGCTCTCCTACCACTCAATTAAAATTGAATCTAAAGCTTCGGTGTACATCTTAGCCCCGTTATATTTTCCGCGCAGAATCACTAGACCAGTGAGCTGTTACGCTTTCTTTAAAGGATGGCTGCTTCTAAGCCAACCTCCTGGTTGTCACAGTAACTCCACATCGTTTTCCACTTAGATGTAACTTAGGGACCTTAGCTGTTAGTCTGGGTTGTTCCCCTCTCGACGATTGATTTTATCACCCACCGCCTGACTCCTGTGATTCCACATATGGTATTCATAGTTTGATAGGGTTTGGTACCGCGGTAAGCAGCCCTAGCCCATTCAGTGCTCTACCCCCATATGCTACAACACAAGGCTATACCTAAATATATTTCGGAGAGAACCAGCTATCACGAAGTTTGATTGGCCTTTCACCCCTATCCACAAGTCATCCGGAGACTTTTCAACGCCTATCGGTTCGGTCCTCCACTGGCTCTTACACCAGCTTCAACCTGCTCATGGATAGATCACTTCGTTTCGGGTCTGCAGCATCTGACTAAATCGCCCTATTAAGACTCGCTTTCGCTACGGCTTCGTACTTGACTTAACCTTGCCAGATACCACAACTCGCAGGCTCATTATGCAAAAGGCAGTCCATCACCCTGATAAATCATAGGGCTCTGAATGATTGTAAGCTAATGGTTTCAGGTTCTATTTCACTCTCCTCGCTGGAGTACTTTTCACCTTTCCCTCACGGTACTTGTTCACTATCGATCTGTAAGTAGTATTTAGGATTGGAGGGTGGTCCCCCCGGTTTCAGTCAAAATATCACGTGTTCCGACCTACTCAGGATACCATTAGAGCTATTGAGAATTTAAATTACAGGAGTTTCACCTTCTATGCTACACTTTTCCAAGTATTTCATCTATCCTCTTTAGTCTCACGTTATGGTCCTACAACCCCCAATGCAAGCATTGGGTTTGTCCTAATCCGCTTTCGCTCGCCGCTACTGACGGAATCTCGTTTGATTTCTCTTCCTCTGGCTACTGAGATGTTTCACTTCACCAGGTTAGCTCCCCGTAGGGTAACATATATCTCTATATGCTGGGTTGCCCCATTCAGAAATCCCCGGATCAAAGCTCTTTGGCAGCTCCCCGAGGCTTATCGCAGCCTAATACGTCTTTCATCGCCTCTTACAGTCTAGGCATCCACCATTAGCCCTTAATAGCTTATTAATAAATAGAGTTAAACTCTATCGCATTTTTGATAATATTCTTTGGCTACTATCTTATTAAACATATTATTTAAAATATATCCAATAAAATAATGTTGTGTTCTATCTAATTTCTTAGATATGAAATTTTTTTTGTTTTAAATTATTTAATCTATATAAAAATCTCTTTTTATATCTATTATTTAATTCTTACGAAAAAATTAAAGACTTTAACATTATATTTTTAAATATCGTTTTGATTTTGAAAATCAAATATAAATTCAATCTCTTATTGAACTTATATTTAACTTCTTAAATCTGATGAACTTATTAGTTATAGGTGGTGGAGAATAGCGGGATCGAACCGCTGACCTCCTGCGTGCA
The genomic region above belongs to Arcobacter ellisii and contains:
- a CDS encoding peptidoglycan D,D-transpeptidase FtsI family protein is translated as MISVFRTISEKRHLPSLQGEKNELAVRGDIISEDNFKIASSKKLYKAAIDTRHLDPNKKELFLNLFSIYSNTEYEVLKERLIEGEKNPGNLVLSYGIDSRSAKNLKELAFKLVQLDVFTSRMVNGTKILRGLTISESGEKRTFSYNDTLTPVVGYISKYESELGKTKVNGIKGLERHYNKVLNQSKDGVLQGDRDVLSYISFDKNSIIRKRIDGATLNLNIPLKLQKNNETTLDVYKEKLGADEIIVSIMESKTGKILTMASSNRFNPEKIRKEDIGSLNVNAVEYQFEPGSVVKPLSIAIAMDKGLIKKNESFPAYNSGGGKGVYKIGRFNIKDDHAFSKSYLSLEDIVIYSSNIGTLQIAQRLTGPEFFEGMKRFGFTRKTGIDLPYEKKGVMPKVWQFSAGDKEKRDNVFKATVSFGQGMTATFIQLLKAYSIFNNDGQMITPRIVNYLTHDGNKYKPYEDKPEKIVSKETADAMKKMLIKTVTDGTGKSAKIDGLEIGGKTGTAQIARGGKYLKKYISSFFGFVNDDKGNSYTIGVTVINPISTGTHWYYYYASWSAVPVFKEIVQNLVKLNYLTPKEGIIPEKK
- a CDS encoding undecaprenyl-diphosphate phosphatase; translated protein: MTLFDSLILGIIEGITEFLPISSTGHLIVASEFLGIEQTSINKAFEVIIQFAAILAVILNYPSKFTFSHINLWTKVLIAFLPIAIIGFIFSKQVKELFSIEIVAWMFIIGGVIFLIVEKFYDEKTTHTLDVEDVTYKQAAWIGFAQIFALIPGTSRAGSSIIGAMLVGLNRKTSAEFSFLLAFPVMCATTAYDLLKHHNEILVGANLLNLATGFVVSFIVAFLAIKLFLKFLENFTFVAFGIYRIIFGILLLIIF
- a CDS encoding MqnA/MqnD/SBP family protein; this encodes MIFSKIDFINLLPFHIFIKKNIKSSQLKSIIEYKKSYPSYITNKFKKRKVDNAFISSIASKNEKFLDFGIVAKDEVLSVLLIPGIEAKDFQSKTSNALANVLNLKGEVIIGDKALKFYHDNPNTLKLDLAKEWQKKYNLPFVFAVLCYNKHERRLKKLTKNFNKKYIKIPQYILKQYSKRSGVSKENILKYLEKIDYDLGYKEKRALKLFLKLTKEKRI
- a CDS encoding FtsW/RodA/SpoVE family cell cycle protein translates to MNFNKSKIKAINNNMNSSEADYTLFILVSLLIIISIIFSYSLTIYTVEFFGYDEFHFFIRQGLVGIVSILIMWTLSLVDPDKIVEKVGMNLFIIFFLLMIAMPFLPGSLVTASGGANRWIRLPGFSLSPVEFFKIGFIYFLSWSFHRKVIFQPKKIGLKEEVLLLAPYFLTFFVVVFVIAFLQKDLGQVVLLGLILVALLIFANRSFKIFLALGAIALVGLVGLIIAAPHRIKRIHSWWAMVQDGILSVLPSWAEPYLRIDELPEPYQVSHSLNAIHNGGFFGQGVALGDIKVGFLSEVHTDFVLAGITEEVGLFGLMAITSILFVIIWRIFRISRRVENPIYHLFTLGIALMIIIAFLINSYGISGMIPIKGIAVPFLSYGGSSMLAMAISIGLVLSISRVVKEEEVKKKVKIK
- a CDS encoding peptidylprolyl isomerase, yielding MFGFKKELKEYNYSKEELSKFNYAKITTEKGVIWVKLFNEETPIAVSNFATLANDGFYNGLNFHRVIPGFMAQGGCPEGSGMGGPGWSIKCEIDAPKQIHNRGSLSMAHAGRNTGGSQFFICFVPCPHLNNHHTVFGGIEENDTDSFATLDSIKQNDKIISIEIFEKRD
- a CDS encoding UDP-N-acetylglucosamine--N-acetylmuramyl-(pentapeptide) pyrophosphoryl-undecaprenol N-acetylglucosamine transferase gives rise to the protein MMETVVITGGGTGGHLKVADAFIEEFFNRGINVIFIGSSNGQDKAWFEHDRRLKKAIFLDTKGVVNKKGFGKFLSLFNIFSKTIYCLSLYSKYNIKTVVSVGGFSAAAATFASILKMNCKLYIHEQNSKMGKLNEITSKFATEIFSSFDENSLVKDYPVSNEFFNSARVRDKVKTVAFFGGSQGAICINDFALKVAPKLNEMGINIIHQTGKSDFERVKNEYEKLNINADVFDFSKEIPSKMSKADFAVSRAGASTLWELCANSLPTFFIPFKHAAGDHQYYNAKVLKDKGLCFLQREEELSEEYFFEALKSDIHKISIELISSISPNAIALIVNIILENNKK